The following proteins come from a genomic window of Macadamia integrifolia cultivar HAES 741 chromosome 14, SCU_Mint_v3, whole genome shotgun sequence:
- the LOC122060444 gene encoding transcription factor MYB1-like isoform X2, whose translation MNYLRPDIKRGNISPDEEDLIIRLHSLLGNRWSLIAGRLPGRTDNEIKNYWNTHLSKKIKNQGTHHEKKSKEPRKRNSKNNNNGTTKKQEQNRAKTETKIHLPKPIRVTSLLMKRSNSFESNTVSGTSCSQNGIVEDDINGVVGKEIVDFPWSSDLNDHGCELGCESQLSTRENLFERLYEEYLQLLKKEEQKKEEREEEEEDQVKLDSFAESLWV comes from the coding sequence ATGAATTACTTAAGACCAGATATCAAGAGAGGAAATATCAGCCCAGATGAGGAAGACCTTATCATCAGACTTCATTCACTTCTAGGCAACAGATGGTCTCTTATTGCAGGAAGATTACCTGGTCGAACCGATAATGAGATTAAAAACTACTGGAACACCCATCTCAGCAAAAAGATCAAGAACCAGGGAACCCaccatgaaaagaaatcaaAGGAGCCCAGAAAGAGAAATAGCAAGAACAATAACAATGGAACCACCAAGAAGCAAGAACAGAACAGAGCAAAAACAGAGACCAAAATCCATCTCCCAAAGCCTATCCGGGTCACATCTCTTTTGATGAAAAGGAGCAATAGTTTTGAGTCCAATACTGTAAGTGGAACTTCTTGCAGTCAAAATGGAATAGTTGAAGATGACATTAATGGAGTTGTTGGAAAAGAGATTGTGGATTTCCCATGGTCTTCTGATCTCAATGACCATGGTTGTGAACTTGGATGTGAATCTCAACTGTCCACAAGGGAGAACTTATTTGAGAGGTTGTATGAGGAGTATCTGCAACTactaaagaaagaagaacagaaaaaggaagaacgagaagaggaagaggaggatcAGGTTAAGTTAGATTCCTTTGCTGAATCTTTATGGGTCTGA
- the LOC122060444 gene encoding transcription factor MYB1-like isoform X1 → MGRAPCCSKVGLHRGPWTAREDTLLTKYIQAHGEGHWRSLPKKAGLLRCGKSCRLRWMNYLRPDIKRGNISPDEEDLIIRLHSLLGNRWSLIAGRLPGRTDNEIKNYWNTHLSKKIKNQGTHHEKKSKEPRKRNSKNNNNGTTKKQEQNRAKTETKIHLPKPIRVTSLLMKRSNSFESNTVSGTSCSQNGIVEDDINGVVGKEIVDFPWSSDLNDHGCELGCESQLSTRENLFERLYEEYLQLLKKEEQKKEEREEEEEDQVKLDSFAESLWV, encoded by the exons ATGGGAAGAGCTCCTTGTTGTTCAAAAGTTGGTTTACACAGAGGTCCATGGACTGCAAGAGAGGACACATTGCTCACTAAATATATCCAAGCTCATGGTGAAGGTCACTGGAGATCTCTTCCTAAAAAAGCAG GATTACTTAGATGTGGAAAGAGTTGCAGACTAAGATGGATGAATTACTTAAGACCAGATATCAAGAGAGGAAATATCAGCCCAGATGAGGAAGACCTTATCATCAGACTTCATTCACTTCTAGGCAACAGATGGTCTCTTATTGCAGGAAGATTACCTGGTCGAACCGATAATGAGATTAAAAACTACTGGAACACCCATCTCAGCAAAAAGATCAAGAACCAGGGAACCCaccatgaaaagaaatcaaAGGAGCCCAGAAAGAGAAATAGCAAGAACAATAACAATGGAACCACCAAGAAGCAAGAACAGAACAGAGCAAAAACAGAGACCAAAATCCATCTCCCAAAGCCTATCCGGGTCACATCTCTTTTGATGAAAAGGAGCAATAGTTTTGAGTCCAATACTGTAAGTGGAACTTCTTGCAGTCAAAATGGAATAGTTGAAGATGACATTAATGGAGTTGTTGGAAAAGAGATTGTGGATTTCCCATGGTCTTCTGATCTCAATGACCATGGTTGTGAACTTGGATGTGAATCTCAACTGTCCACAAGGGAGAACTTATTTGAGAGGTTGTATGAGGAGTATCTGCAACTactaaagaaagaagaacagaaaaaggaagaacgagaagaggaagaggaggatcAGGTTAAGTTAGATTCCTTTGCTGAATCTTTATGGGTCTGA